A portion of the Drosophila sechellia strain sech25 chromosome 2R, ASM438219v1, whole genome shotgun sequence genome contains these proteins:
- the LOC6609613 gene encoding uncharacterized protein LOC6609613, protein MKVLLVLTFLATLALSLALPQVGHGSVNGPSGRFPMTKNWAQPPVDLRKPIIFLPEATPIHEAQESRPGLARHRKSG, encoded by the exons ATGAAAGTACTCCTGGTTCTAACTTTCCTGGCCACTTTGGCTCTTTCGCTGGCACTTCCCCAGGTGGGACATGGATCTGTAAATGGACCCAGTGGG CGCTTTCCTATGACGAAGAATTGGGCGCAACCTCCGGTTGATTTGCGAAAACCCATTATCTTTCTGCCAGAGGCCACGCCCATTCACGAGGCCCAGGAGTCCCGCCCCGGACTAGCCAGACATCGCAAGAGTGGATAG
- the LOC6609614 gene encoding cathepsin L1 — translation MKLLLVLPLLVAVVSGQGFGGGGFGGGFGGGFGGLGNNRVAGAFQNVAGAVQNAVGNIANAVPKVPLLSNVQDFGDFLSQSGKTYLSAADRALHEGAFASTKNLVDAGNAAFAQGVNTFKQAVNAFADLTHSEFLSQLTGLKRSPEAKARAAASLKEVDLPAKPIPEAFDWREHGGVTPVKFQGVCGSCWAFATTGAIEGHTFRKTGSLPNLSEQNLVDCGPVQDFGLNGCDGGFQEAAFCFIDEVQKGVSQAEAYPYIDNKDTCKYDGSKSGATLQGFAAIPPKDEEQLKKVVATLGPVACSVNGLETLKNYAGGIYNDDECNKGEPNHSILVVGYGSENGQDYWIVKNSWDDTWGEQGYFRLPRGQNFCFIAEECSYPVV, via the exons ATGAAGCTTCTGTTGGTTCTCCCACTTCTGGTGGCTGTCGTCTCTGGCCAGGGATTCGGAGGCGGTGGATTTGGAGGCGGATTTGGAGGTGGATTCGGAGGCTTGGGCAACAATCGAGTGGCTGGAGCCTTCCAAAATGTGGCCGGCGCCGTTCAGAATGCCGTGGGCAACATCGCCAATGCTGTGCCCAAGGTGCCGCTGCTCTCGAACGTCCAGGACTTTGGTGACTTCTTG AGCCAATCTGGAAAGACCTATCTCTCCGCCGCTGATCGCGCTCTTCACGAAGGTGCCTTCGCTTCCACCAAGAACCTGGTGGATGCCGGAAACGCTGCCTTTGCCCAAGGAGTGAACACCTTCAAGCAGGCCGTGAACGCGTTCGCCGATCTGACCCACTCTGAGTTCCTTAGTCAATTGACTGGTTTGAAGAGAAGTCCGGAGGCTAA GGCTCGCGCTGCTGCCAGTTTGAAGGAGGTCGACCTGCCTGCGAAGCCCATCCCGGAAGCCTTCGATTGGCGCGAGCATGGCGGTGTCACCCCAGTCAAGTTCCAGGGTGTCTGCGGCTCCTGTTGGGCCTTCGCCACCACTGGTGCCATTGAGGGACACACCTTCCGCAAGACCGGCAGCCTGCCTAATCTCTCTGAACAGAATCTGGTCGACTGTGGCCCAGTGCAGGACTTTGGCCTGAATGGCTGCGATGGTGGCTTCCAGGAGGCCGCATTCTGTTTCATCGATGAGGTGCAGAAGGGCGTGTCCCAGGCGGAAGCCTATCCCTACATTGACAACAAGGACACGTGCAAGTACGATGGCAGCAAGTCCGGAGCCACCCTCCAGGGATTCGCCGCTATTCCGCCCAAAGACGAGGAGCAGCTGAAGAAGGTGGTGGCCACTCTGGGACCAGTTGCCTGCTCGGTGAATGGCTTGGAGACTCTTAAGAACTACGCCGGTGGCATCTATAACGACGATGAGTGCAACAAGGGCGAGCCAAACCACTCCATTCTGGTCGTCGGTTACGGATCGGAGAATGGACAGGATTACTGGATCGTCAAGAACTCGTGGGACGACACCTGGGGCGAACAGGGCTACTTCCGCCTGCCTCGCGGCCAAAACTTCTGCTTCATTGCTGAGGAGTGCTCCTATCCCGTGGTTTAA
- the LOC6609615 gene encoding ras-GEF domain-containing family member 1B — MDEDILNAVESLFGKDVKIVDCETSSSLQQEEVLLVNGVPVKLDGLPADDASAIKAALLEGQMPSVEHLNQLLFRAGLAQQPIEVETSLTVMSSLTTTEEVLVSRNGQILDERTVETKENFNHKSHQKEIWHPVKQQSALARATPENALKYRTTSNSTFASQATDSDERPVDPLGRQLNQTFSNASLMSSSSAITGSDQVIGSVSSTTIEDKSSNISSCDSGHDGLFHSVSMSAPWSHPRDTLTDSLYCDIPSSADESDAVSILNTHLKITEPFDCQTAPVYAKDIPKKGNLDSVVNLLIHNNAKDVRFAFLTSSRLFSPPHQLFSKIIAEIDEEENEENVLRLLNEWLNTCPGDFSHELLLQELEKKRNVKGLAAFLDGVPQALAQKAENGRSQLNNLLTKQSSASSLGRQSSIKSLKRFAANVYKTDNVLNNCSSAFELAHQLYAIEYAYLSQIRLEEFVEVLEKNELKSCISQTKAGTLGSNCISQETIDSYVQWFNQLSYLTATEILKLGKKSQRAQMIDFWVETALECFNTGNFNSLMAILTALNFTAIARLKKTWAKVQTTKFEGLEHQMDPSSNFLNYRSTMKAAVWRSEREMANEIERAIIPFFSLFLKDLHAINESHETKLANGYINFEKCLHLGTQLRNFGNWQRLDCPYEQLPSVVSYLLKTEVLTEDLLMKASYECEPPENGEEKDHYKTLKAARKSNT, encoded by the exons ATGGACGAAGATATCCTGAACGCTGTGGAGTCCCTGTTCGGCAAGGATGTCAAGATCGTGGACTGCGAAACCTCTTCCTCGCTGCAGCAGGAGGAGGTGTTGCTGGTCAACGGAGTGCCGGTGAAGCTGGATGGGCTGCCGGCGGATGATGCCAGTGCCATTAAGGCAGCTTTGCTGGAGGGGCAGATGCCATCTGTCGAGCACCTGAATCAACTGCTCTTTCGCGCCGGATTGGCCCAACAGCCCATCGAGGTAGAGACCTCGTTGACCGTCATGTCCTCTCTGACCACCACGGAGGAGGTGCTGGTGTCGCGCAACGGACAGATCCTAGACGAACGCACCGTGGAGACCAAGGAAAACTTTAACCATAAGTCGCACCAGAAAGAGATCTGGCATCCTGTCAAGCAGCAGTCGGCCTTAGCGCGTGCCACTCCCGAGAATGCCCTCAAATACCGAACCACTTCGAATTCCACGTTCGCTTCGCAGGCCACTGACTCGGACGAGCGTCCAGTTGATCCTTTGGGCCGGCAGCTGAACCAAACCTTCTCGAATGCTTCCCTAATGTCCAGCAGCTCGGCTATTACTGGATCCGATCAGGTCATCGGATCCGTATCATCCACCACTATTGAGGACAAGAGCTCGAATATAAGCAGCTGCGACTCCGGGCACGATGGCCTCTTCCACAGCGTGTCGATGAGTGCACCCTGGTCACATCCTCGTGACACTTTAACCGACTCCTTGTACTGCGACATTCCCAGCTCCGCAGATGAGTCGGATGCGGTTTCTATCCTA AACACCCACTTGAAGATCACAGAGCCATTCGATTGCCAAACAGCGCCAGTTTACGCCAAAGACATACCCAAGAAGGGCAACCTGGATTCGGTGGTCAACCTGCTTATCCATAACAACGCTAAGGATGTGCGGTTTGCCTTTCTGACGTCTTCCCGCTTGTTTTCACCACCACACCAGCTGTTTTCCAAAATCATTGCCGAGATTGATGAAGAGGAAAACGAGGAAAACGTGTTACGACTTTTGAACGAATGGCTAAACACCTGTCCCGGGGACTTTAGCCATGAACTGCTGTTGCAGGAGCTGGAAAAGAAGCGTAATGTAAAAGGATTGGCAGCTTTTTTGGATGGCGTTCCCCAAGCTTTGGCGCAAAAAGCCGAAAATGGACGAAGTCAGCTAAATAACCTGCTTACCAAGCAATCGTCGGCCAGCTCTTTGGGACGTCAGAGCAGTATTAAATCGCTGAAACGCTTTGCCGCCAATGTCTACAAAACAGACAATGTGCTAAACAACTGCAGCAGTGCCTTCGAGTTGGCTCACCAACTTTATGCCATCGAGTACGCCTATCTGTCACAAATACGTCTTGAAGAATTTGTGGAAGTGCTCGAAAAGAATGAGCTGAAGTCCTGCATAAGCCAAACCAAGGCGGGCACCCTGGGTTCGAATTGCATCAGCCAGGAGACAATTGACAGCTATGTGCAGTGGTTCAACCAGCTGAGCTACTTGACTGCTACGGAAATATTAAAG TTGGGCAAAAAGTCCCAGAGAGCACAAATGATCGACTTCTGGGTGGAAACGGCTCTAGAATGCTTTAACACAGGCAACTTCAACAGCTTGATGGCCATTCTAACAGCATTGAACTTTACTGCCATAGCTAGGCTTAAGAAAACA tgGGCCAAAGTGCAGACGACAAAGTTCGAGGGCTTGGAGCATCAAATGGATCCCAGTTCGAACTTTCTTAACTACCGGTCCACCATGAAGGCAGCTGTTTGGCGTTCGGAAAGGGAAATGGCCAACGAAATTGAGCGGGCCATCATCCCATTCTTCTCGCTGTTCCTCAAAGATTTGCATGCCATTAACGAGAGCCATGAAACAAA ATTGGCCAACGGATACATCAACTTTGAGAAGTGCCTTCATTTGGGCACCCAGCTGCGGAACTTCGGCAATTGGCAACGGTTGGACTGTCCATACGAGCAGTTGCCCAGTGTGGTGTCCTACCTGCTGAAGACGGAGGTGCTGACCGAGGATCTTTTAATGAAGGCTTCCTATGAGTGCGAGCCACCCGAAAACGGCGAGGAGAAAGATCACTACAAGACGCTGAAGGCTGCAAGGAAATCGAACACATAA
- the LOC6609616 gene encoding anaphase-promoting complex subunit 10 — MAASMDEDITANPPPSSEEDPLAEERLGFVREVGAQAVWSLSSCKPGFGVERLRDNIMDTYWQSDGQLPHLVNIQFHKRTNISQIYIYTDYKLDESYTPSRISIRSGTNFNDLQELQVMDLTEPTGWVQIPIKDGNVKSIRTFMLQIAVISNHQNGRDTHMRQIRIHAPVEGKHYPLELFGKFGTVDFQKFATIR; from the exons ATGGCAGCCTCAATGGATGAGGATATAACAGCCAACCCGCCCCCAAGCAGCGAAGAGGATCCCCTGGCCGAGGAGCGCCTGGGCTTTGTGCGGGAAGTGGGCGCGCAGGCTGTTTGGAGCCTCTCCTCCTGCAAGCCGG GATTTGGAGTGGAGCGTCTGCGAGACAACATCATGGATACTTATTGGCAGTCGGACGGTCAACTTCCCCACCTGGTCAACATTCAATTCCACAAGCGTACGAACATCAGTCAGATTTACATATACACGGATTACAAGCTGGACGAGAGTTACACGCCATCAAGAATCTCCATACGATCTGGAACGAACTTCAACGACTTGCAGGAGCTGCAGGTGATGGACCTCACCGAACCCACCGGCTGGGTGCAGATACCCATTAAGGATGGGAACGTCAAGTCCATACGCACCTTCATGCTTCAGATTGCTGTGATCTCGAACCACCAGAATGGCAGGGACACCCACATGCGCCAGATCCGCATCCATGCGCCCGTCGAGGGCAAGCATTATCCGCTGGAGCTGTTTGGCAAGTTTGGAACAGTCGACTTTCAGAAGTTCGCCACCATTCGTTAG
- the LOC6609617 gene encoding U3 small nucleolar ribonucleoprotein protein IMP3, with amino-acid sequence MVRKLKFHEQKLLKKVDFITWKVDNSGKENKILRRFHIQKREDYTKYNKLSREIRELAERIAKLDASEPFKTEATTMLLNKLHAMGVSNAQLTLETAAKISASHFCRRRLPVIMVKLRMSEHLKAATDLIEHGHVRVGPEMIKDPAFLVSRNLEDFVTWVDGSKIKEHVLRYNDMRDDFQM; translated from the exons atggttcGTAAACTCAAATTTCATGAGCAGAAGCTGCTGAAAAAGGTGGACTTCATCACCTGGAAGGTGGACAACAGCGGCAAGGAGAACAAAATCCTAAGGCGCTTTCACATTCAAAAAAGGGAGGACTACACCAA gTACAACAAGTTGTCCAGGGAGATACGGGAACTGGCAGAGAGGATAGCCAAGCTGGATGCTTCAGAACCTTTCAAGACAGAGGCCACCACCATGCTCCTAAACAAGCTGCACGCCATGGGAGTTTCCAACGCTCAGCTAACTTTGGAAACGGCGGCCAAGATATCCGCCAGCCACTTTTGCCGACGTCGTCTACCCGTGATCATGGTGAAAC TGCGAATGTCGGAGCACTTGAAAGCGGCCACAGACCTCATAGAGCACGGTCATGTGCGTGTGGGTCCGGAAATGATTAAGGACCCGGCTTTTCTGGTCTCCAGAAACCTCGAGGACTTTGTCACCTGGGTGGATGGCTCCAAGATCAAGGAGCATGTACTCCGCTACAATGACATGCGTGACGATTTCCAAATGTAG